Proteins encoded together in one Stutzerimonas stutzeri window:
- a CDS encoding BMP family ABC transporter substrate-binding protein yields the protein MLKQMKRTLCAAVAFGLATTLGVASAQEGLTLDKPAKIAMLYISPRNDGGWTQAFDEARQKLEAELDTKIQYVESVPENASSIRPAVDRLIQRGANVIIGTAFGYSDTFKELAAKYPDVAFLNGSGTTNSANLESFYGRTYESQYLCGMAAGAASKTGKLGFVAANPFGQVNWTVNAFALGAQAINPDATVTVVYTGAWNDPVKERAAAMALIDAGADVLGQHVDSPTPQIVAQERGVHGTGHHRDMREFAPDATVCSSVWVWDRFLAPELKKISAGNWTPPENGALLSMAEGGTDAACCGPAVSEADKAKIMAAREALLKGEMQIYAGPMLDRDGTERIAAGEVMADPALWQMDWFVKGVTTQQ from the coding sequence ATGCTCAAACAGATGAAACGGACCTTGTGTGCGGCGGTGGCTTTCGGCCTGGCGACCACTCTTGGCGTCGCCTCGGCGCAGGAAGGGCTGACCCTCGATAAACCGGCGAAGATCGCCATGCTCTACATCAGCCCGCGCAATGACGGTGGCTGGACCCAGGCCTTCGACGAGGCGCGGCAGAAGCTCGAAGCCGAGCTGGATACCAAGATCCAGTACGTCGAAAGCGTGCCGGAGAACGCTTCCTCGATCCGCCCGGCAGTGGACCGGCTGATCCAGCGCGGCGCCAACGTCATCATCGGCACCGCCTTCGGTTATTCCGACACCTTCAAGGAGCTGGCCGCCAAGTATCCCGACGTGGCCTTCCTCAACGGCTCGGGCACCACCAACAGCGCCAACCTCGAATCCTTCTACGGCCGCACCTACGAGAGCCAGTACCTGTGCGGCATGGCCGCCGGCGCGGCGTCGAAGACCGGCAAGCTCGGCTTCGTCGCGGCCAACCCCTTCGGTCAGGTGAACTGGACGGTCAACGCCTTCGCCCTCGGCGCCCAGGCAATCAACCCCGACGCCACCGTCACCGTGGTCTACACCGGCGCCTGGAACGATCCGGTCAAGGAGCGCGCCGCGGCGATGGCGCTGATCGATGCCGGCGCCGACGTGCTCGGCCAGCACGTCGACAGCCCGACGCCGCAGATCGTCGCCCAGGAGCGCGGCGTGCATGGCACCGGTCACCACCGCGACATGCGCGAATTTGCCCCGGACGCCACCGTCTGCTCGTCGGTCTGGGTGTGGGACAGGTTCCTCGCGCCGGAGCTGAAGAAGATCAGCGCCGGCAACTGGACGCCGCCGGAGAACGGCGCGCTGCTGTCCATGGCCGAAGGCGGTACCGATGCAGCCTGCTGTGGCCCGGCGGTCTCCGAAGCGGACAAGGCAAAGATCATGGCCGCCCGCGAAGCGCTGCTCAAAGGCGAGATGCAGATCTACGCCGGCCCGATGCTCGACCGTGACGGCACCGAGCGCATCGCCGCCGGTGAGGTGATGGCCGACCCTGCGCTGTGGCAGATGGACTGGTTCGTCAAGGGAGTGACCACCCAGCAATGA
- a CDS encoding VOC family protein produces the protein MSTLSYVNVFARDIEALSGFYRELFGFRNIPEIASPIFRGLDTGKSCIGFNAPEAYELLQLDAFADARGCKFLLNIDVDSKDEVERLVPIAVALGARLIKAPYETYYHWYQAVLLDPEDNVFRINHML, from the coding sequence ATGAGCACGCTGTCCTACGTCAACGTCTTCGCCCGGGACATCGAGGCGCTGAGCGGCTTCTACCGCGAGCTGTTCGGCTTCAGGAACATCCCCGAGATCGCCTCGCCGATCTTTCGCGGGCTGGATACCGGCAAGAGCTGTATCGGCTTCAACGCGCCGGAAGCCTACGAGCTGCTGCAGCTGGACGCATTCGCCGACGCCCGCGGCTGCAAGTTCCTGCTGAACATCGACGTCGATTCGAAAGACGAGGTCGAGCGGCTGGTGCCCATCGCCGTCGCCCTGGGCGCGCGGCTGATCAAGGCGCCCTACGAGACCTATTACCACTGGTATCAGGCGGTGCTGCTGGACCCGGAAGACAACGTGTTTCGCATCAACCACATGCTTTGA
- a CDS encoding GlxA family transcriptional regulator has translation MDATRTVACLIYPDVMSLDVTGPMQVFASANVERQRQGLPRHYELVLLGTTAGPVVTSAGLKLVADASWAECAPATLDTLLIPGGVGVDAQRRDQPLLAWLRDAEPRVRRLGSVCSGALILAEAGLFDGRKATTHWADLAALGEYPTIEVQGDRLHTYDPTDPQASHLFSSAGVTAGVDLALALVEADLGRALALAVAQRLVMFLRRPGGQTQFSPMLAAPSGNVARLAALLEWIPGNLGDDLSIEALAAQAHMTPRTLCRLFSQETGMGPGQYIERVRLEAARNLLLDAQASIATVARQTGFGHPENLRRSFQKHLSVSPRDFYQRFG, from the coding sequence ATGGACGCCACCCGCACCGTCGCCTGTCTGATCTACCCGGATGTGATGAGCCTGGACGTCACCGGCCCGATGCAGGTGTTCGCCTCGGCCAACGTCGAGCGACAGCGCCAGGGTCTGCCTCGTCATTACGAGCTGGTGCTGCTGGGCACCACGGCCGGCCCGGTCGTCACCTCGGCCGGGCTGAAGCTGGTGGCGGATGCCAGCTGGGCCGAATGCGCTCCCGCCACGCTGGATACCCTGCTGATCCCCGGTGGGGTCGGCGTGGATGCGCAGAGGCGCGACCAACCGCTGCTTGCCTGGCTGCGGGACGCCGAACCCAGGGTGCGACGCCTCGGCTCGGTCTGTTCCGGCGCGCTGATCCTGGCCGAGGCCGGGCTGTTCGACGGGCGCAAGGCGACCACGCACTGGGCGGACCTCGCGGCGCTGGGCGAGTACCCGACCATCGAGGTGCAGGGCGACCGGTTGCACACCTACGACCCGACCGATCCGCAGGCGTCGCATCTGTTCAGCTCCGCGGGCGTCACCGCCGGCGTCGACCTGGCGCTGGCCCTGGTGGAAGCCGATCTCGGCCGCGCACTGGCGCTGGCAGTCGCCCAGCGGCTGGTGATGTTCCTGCGCCGGCCCGGGGGGCAGACCCAGTTCAGCCCGATGCTGGCGGCGCCGAGCGGCAACGTGGCGCGCCTCGCCGCGCTGCTGGAATGGATTCCAGGGAATCTGGGCGACGACCTGTCCATCGAGGCGCTGGCTGCCCAGGCGCATATGACCCCACGCACCCTGTGCCGCCTGTTCAGCCAGGAAACCGGCATGGGCCCGGGCCAGTACATCGAACGGGTGCGCCTGGAAGCCGCGCGCAATCTGCTGCTCGACGCCCAGGCCTCGATCGCGACGGTGGCGCGGCAGACCGGCTTCGGCCATCCGGAAAATCTCCGGCGCAGCTTCCAGAAGCACCTGTCGGTCAGCCCGCGGGACTTCTACCAGCGTTTCGGCTGA
- a CDS encoding isopenicillin N synthase family dioxygenase, with protein sequence MTLQYVPIIDLAPYFAGTPEGKLQVARAVDQACRDIGFLVITNHQIPTELVERVSRLTRQFFALPLAEKRKVDRPSPDMVRGYSAVAEESLSYSLEEAAPGDLKESFSIGPSGVPDEPYYRCAAAGPHFAPNVWPSGIEGFEQAYREYFAAMSTLAQSLMRIFALALDLPETFFDDKIDKHISMFRSLSYPDLKGAVEPGQMRAGAHTDYGSLTIVKPDNALGGLQARNRQGEWVDVPYVEGGFAVNIGDLMMQWTNDQWISTLHRVVNPPTDSPADNGRQSLVFFHQPNYDALIECLPGCCSATNPPRHAPVTSGDNLLSKFVKQTTFGKGLEVA encoded by the coding sequence ATGACTCTGCAATACGTTCCCATCATCGACCTGGCGCCATATTTCGCCGGCACGCCGGAGGGCAAGCTGCAAGTTGCCCGCGCCGTGGACCAGGCCTGTCGCGACATCGGCTTTCTGGTCATCACCAACCATCAGATTCCTACCGAATTGGTCGAGCGGGTGTCGCGGCTGACACGGCAGTTCTTCGCCTTGCCGCTGGCCGAGAAGCGCAAGGTCGACCGGCCCAGCCCGGACATGGTGCGCGGCTACAGCGCGGTGGCCGAGGAGAGCCTGTCCTATTCGCTCGAAGAGGCGGCCCCGGGTGACCTGAAGGAGTCCTTTTCCATCGGCCCCAGCGGCGTGCCGGACGAGCCCTACTACCGCTGCGCCGCCGCCGGACCGCATTTCGCGCCGAACGTCTGGCCCAGCGGCATCGAGGGTTTCGAGCAGGCCTATCGCGAGTACTTCGCCGCCATGAGCACGCTGGCGCAGTCGCTGATGCGCATCTTCGCCCTGGCGCTGGACCTGCCGGAGACCTTCTTCGACGACAAGATCGACAAGCACATCAGCATGTTCCGCAGCCTCAGCTACCCGGACCTGAAGGGCGCGGTGGAGCCAGGGCAGATGCGCGCCGGTGCCCACACCGATTACGGCAGCCTGACCATCGTCAAGCCGGACAACGCTCTCGGCGGCCTGCAGGCGCGCAACCGCCAGGGCGAGTGGGTGGACGTGCCCTACGTGGAGGGCGGCTTCGCCGTGAACATCGGCGACCTGATGATGCAGTGGACCAATGACCAGTGGATTTCCACACTGCACCGGGTGGTCAACCCGCCGACCGACAGCCCCGCGGACAACGGCCGCCAGTCGCTGGTGTTCTTCCACCAACCCAACTACGACGCCTTGATCGAATGCCTGCCGGGCTGCTGCAGCGCGACCAATCCGCCACGTCATGCGCCGGTCACCTCCGGCGACAACCTGCTCTCCAAGTTCGTCAAGCAGACCACCTTCGGCAAAGGCCTGGAGGTCGCATGA
- a CDS encoding carboxymuconolactone decarboxylase family protein yields the protein MRMNYQAAAPDVMTAMIGLETYLARQSRREDGVDKPLMELVKIRVSQINGCAYCLDMHTKDARALGETEQRIYALSAWRETPFFTDRERAALAWAEANTLLPQGVSRQLFEEVREYFSEAQLANLTLAIATINAWNRFGVSFAPVPGSYQPD from the coding sequence ATGCGCATGAACTACCAGGCCGCCGCCCCCGACGTAATGACCGCGATGATCGGGCTGGAAACCTACCTGGCGCGGCAGAGCCGCCGCGAGGATGGCGTCGACAAGCCGCTGATGGAGCTGGTCAAGATCCGCGTCTCGCAGATCAACGGGTGCGCCTATTGCCTCGACATGCACACCAAGGACGCCCGCGCCCTGGGCGAAACCGAGCAGCGCATCTATGCCCTGAGTGCCTGGCGCGAAACGCCGTTCTTTACCGACCGCGAGCGTGCCGCGCTGGCCTGGGCCGAGGCCAACACCCTGCTGCCGCAGGGCGTGTCGCGGCAGCTGTTCGAGGAGGTGCGCGAGTACTTTTCCGAAGCTCAGCTCGCCAACTTGACCCTGGCCATCGCCACCATCAACGCCTGGAACCGCTTCGGCGTCTCCTTCGCACCGGTGCCGGGCAGTTACCAGCCGGACTGA
- a CDS encoding DUF2231 domain-containing protein, translating into MRSPSVTVITHRTQTTQTTHSVSRHVPNPVHATLLAGSVPLFLGAMLSDIAYFKTYEIQWSNFSAWLIAGGLVFCGLALLFALANLIGARHKQGRPLIYFALLLATWVLGFFNALEHAKDAWATMPQGLVLSVIVTLLACAASWIGLSNLRSGGEA; encoded by the coding sequence ATGAGGAGCCCCTCCGTGACCGTTATCACCCACCGCACGCAAACCACCCAGACCACCCACAGCGTCTCCCGCCACGTACCGAACCCCGTGCACGCGACCCTGCTTGCCGGCTCGGTCCCGCTGTTTCTCGGGGCCATGCTGAGCGATATCGCCTACTTCAAGACCTACGAGATCCAATGGAGCAACTTCTCCGCCTGGCTGATCGCCGGCGGGCTGGTGTTCTGTGGCCTGGCGCTGCTGTTCGCGCTGGCTAACCTGATCGGCGCACGGCACAAGCAGGGGCGACCGCTGATCTATTTCGCGCTACTGCTGGCCACCTGGGTGCTGGGCTTTTTCAACGCACTGGAACACGCCAAGGATGCCTGGGCGACCATGCCCCAAGGGCTGGTGCTCTCGGTGATCGTCACCCTGCTGGCCTGCGCGGCCAGCTGGATCGGCCTGAGCAACCTGCGCTCGGGAGGTGAAGCATGA
- a CDS encoding VOC family protein: MLRSIHHAAIICSDYPVSKHFYTEVLGLSVIAEHYRESRQSYKLDLALPDGGQIELFSFPDAPPRPSRPEAQGLRHLAFAVDDVAACKAELEANGMAVEPIRVDEYTGRRFTFFADPDGLPLELYEKASR, translated from the coding sequence ATGCTCCGCTCCATCCACCATGCCGCGATCATCTGCTCTGACTACCCCGTCTCTAAGCACTTCTATACCGAGGTGCTGGGCCTCAGCGTGATCGCCGAGCATTACCGGGAATCACGGCAGTCCTACAAGCTCGACCTGGCGTTGCCGGACGGCGGGCAGATCGAGCTGTTCTCCTTTCCCGATGCGCCGCCGCGTCCTTCGCGGCCGGAAGCGCAGGGGTTGCGGCATCTGGCGTTCGCGGTGGACGACGTCGCCGCCTGCAAGGCTGAACTGGAGGCGAATGGCATGGCCGTGGAGCCGATCCGGGTCGACGAGTACACGGGCCGCCGCTTTACCTTCTTTGCCGATCCGGACGGCCTGCCGCTGGAGCTGTACGAAAAGGCATCGCGCTAG
- a CDS encoding ABC transporter permease — protein MNEQVRPVMLEQVSQAAKQPKPPLLSRRYALEIRQQLAWYWQAVIIGLALLLGLGISAAILVAAGVPAGELLNEFVVLTVFDAQSLKAVLFQASPMILVGLAGCMAFRAKFWNLGLEGQMIWGAIGATAISLFEVGPPALRLPLMLAAAIGCGLAWALAPVVLKLRLKVNEIISTLMLNYLAINFLLHLLYGSWKDPRSSFPYSPQFQPFERLPELFDGISAAVPLAVVVALLALWFLGISRAGLYLRFVDANPRVAGAVGVPVQKMIIATVLISGAMAGIAGFLVTAGQEGRLTQSFYQGYGFSGILIAFLARNNPVAALVVALLMAMLFVAGRSLQVFYQIPFSMVQLIQAILVICVASSDFFIRHRIRRVQGGES, from the coding sequence ATGAATGAACAGGTACGCCCGGTGATGCTCGAGCAGGTCTCGCAGGCCGCGAAACAGCCCAAGCCACCGCTTTTGTCGCGACGCTACGCTCTGGAGATCCGCCAGCAACTGGCCTGGTATTGGCAGGCTGTGATCATCGGCCTCGCGCTGTTGCTGGGGCTGGGCATTTCCGCCGCGATCCTCGTCGCCGCTGGCGTACCGGCCGGCGAGCTGCTCAATGAGTTCGTCGTTCTCACGGTATTCGATGCGCAGAGCCTGAAGGCCGTGCTGTTCCAGGCCTCGCCGATGATCCTTGTCGGCCTGGCCGGCTGCATGGCGTTTCGCGCCAAGTTCTGGAACCTGGGCCTCGAGGGGCAGATGATCTGGGGCGCCATCGGTGCCACGGCGATCTCGCTGTTCGAGGTCGGCCCGCCGGCGCTGCGCCTGCCGCTGATGCTCGCCGCGGCAATTGGCTGTGGCCTGGCCTGGGCGCTGGCGCCGGTGGTGCTCAAGCTGCGGCTTAAGGTCAACGAGATCATCTCGACGTTGATGCTCAACTACCTGGCGATCAATTTCCTGCTGCACCTGCTGTACGGCAGCTGGAAAGACCCGAGGAGCTCGTTCCCCTATTCGCCGCAGTTCCAGCCGTTCGAACGCTTGCCCGAACTGTTCGATGGCATCAGCGCGGCGGTGCCACTGGCGGTGGTCGTCGCGCTGCTGGCGCTGTGGTTTCTCGGCATCTCCCGCGCCGGGCTGTACCTGCGCTTTGTCGATGCCAACCCGCGGGTGGCCGGCGCGGTGGGCGTGCCGGTGCAGAAGATGATCATCGCCACGGTGCTGATTTCCGGCGCCATGGCCGGGATCGCCGGCTTCCTCGTCACCGCGGGGCAGGAGGGGCGGCTGACCCAGTCGTTCTATCAGGGCTACGGCTTCTCCGGCATCCTCATCGCCTTTCTTGCCCGCAACAACCCGGTGGCGGCACTGGTGGTGGCGCTGCTGATGGCGATGCTGTTCGTTGCCGGACGCAGCCTGCAGGTGTTCTACCAGATCCCCTTTTCCATGGTGCAGCTGATCCAGGCGATCCTGGTGATCTGCGTCGCCTCCTCGGATTTCTTTATCCGCCACCGCATCCGCCGCGTTCAGGGAGGCGAAAGCTGA
- a CDS encoding ABC transporter ATP-binding protein, which yields MSNLNAIQLSGVSKSFDGFMALSQADFTARWGEVHALLGENGAGKSSLMNIAAGLYAPESGSLLINDNAVRLSGPRDASRYHIGMVHQHFKLVKPFTVAENIQLALPEGPGNHAFSGSHRQRLVALEQRISDKAAELGFSIDPRKITESLSVAEQQRVEILKVLLAGARILILDEPTAVLTDGEAERLLETVRAFARQGAAVILVTHKMSDVKRFADRVTVMRGGRTIQTLDPQTVSVPELVRLTVGESAPASEYQPAIPGEVRLQVRDLRSTGAGGQGVLNGVNLSLRAGEIYGIAGVGGNGQSELANVLMGLPEPCDGTLELTGFGDLRRASAEQRRELGIAAIPADRYGAALAGELSVAENFGVGQVHSGRYGSIFRLRRKRLEAEAAEAVAGFDVQGVRSLKQKAALLSGGNAQKLVIAREFSRDPQLVLVHSPSRGLDVRATAAVHARLRAAREAGAAVLVISEDLDEVLALADRIGVMSGGRIVAEFDRPADRQAIGSAMVSHDEPGHAEPVAEGASHE from the coding sequence ATGAGCAACCTCAACGCGATCCAGCTTTCCGGGGTCAGCAAGTCGTTCGACGGCTTCATGGCCCTGTCCCAGGCGGACTTCACCGCCAGGTGGGGCGAGGTCCATGCGCTGCTCGGCGAGAACGGCGCGGGCAAGTCGTCGCTGATGAACATCGCCGCCGGCCTCTACGCACCGGAGAGCGGATCGCTGTTGATCAACGACAATGCGGTGCGGCTCAGCGGCCCGCGCGATGCCAGCCGCTACCACATCGGCATGGTTCATCAGCACTTCAAGCTGGTGAAGCCCTTCACCGTGGCCGAGAACATCCAGCTGGCGCTGCCCGAGGGGCCGGGCAACCACGCCTTCTCGGGCAGCCATCGCCAGCGCCTGGTGGCTTTGGAGCAGCGGATCAGCGACAAGGCGGCCGAACTGGGTTTCAGCATCGACCCGCGCAAGATCACCGAGTCGCTTTCGGTGGCCGAGCAGCAGCGGGTGGAGATTCTCAAGGTGCTGCTGGCCGGCGCGCGCATCCTGATCCTCGACGAGCCGACGGCGGTACTGACCGACGGGGAAGCCGAACGCCTGCTGGAAACGGTGCGCGCGTTCGCCCGCCAGGGCGCGGCGGTGATCCTGGTCACCCACAAGATGAGCGACGTGAAACGCTTCGCCGACCGCGTCACCGTGATGCGGGGCGGTCGCACCATTCAGACCCTCGACCCGCAGACGGTATCGGTCCCCGAGCTGGTGCGCCTCACCGTGGGCGAGTCGGCGCCGGCCAGCGAGTACCAGCCGGCGATACCGGGCGAGGTGCGGTTGCAGGTGCGTGACCTCAGGTCGACTGGCGCGGGCGGCCAGGGCGTGCTCAACGGCGTGAACCTGAGTCTGCGCGCCGGCGAGATCTACGGCATCGCCGGCGTCGGCGGCAACGGCCAGAGCGAACTGGCCAACGTGCTGATGGGGCTGCCCGAGCCCTGCGATGGCACGCTGGAGTTGACCGGCTTCGGCGATCTGCGCCGGGCCAGCGCCGAGCAACGCCGCGAGCTGGGCATCGCCGCAATCCCGGCGGATCGCTACGGCGCCGCGCTGGCGGGGGAGCTTTCGGTGGCCGAGAACTTCGGTGTCGGCCAGGTCCACAGCGGCCGCTACGGTTCCATCTTCCGATTGCGCCGCAAGCGTCTGGAGGCGGAGGCTGCCGAGGCAGTCGCGGGTTTCGATGTGCAGGGCGTGCGCTCGCTGAAACAGAAGGCCGCGCTGCTTTCCGGCGGTAACGCGCAGAAGCTGGTGATCGCCCGGGAGTTCTCCCGCGACCCGCAGCTGGTGTTGGTGCACAGCCCCAGCCGCGGCCTCGACGTGCGCGCCACCGCTGCCGTGCATGCCCGCCTGCGCGCCGCCCGCGAGGCCGGCGCAGCGGTGCTGGTGATCAGCGAAGACCTCGATGAGGTGCTGGCCCTGGCCGATCGCATCGGCGTGATGAGCGGCGGACGCATCGTCGCCGAATTCGACCGGCCAGCGGATCGCCAGGCCATCGGCAGCGCCATGGTCAGTCACGACGAACCGGGCCACGCAGAACCAGTAGCTGAAGGGGCAAGCCATGAATGA
- a CDS encoding ABC transporter permease: MDMIANWLGNTPDFAVPFALAALGLILTERAGVLALGAEGLMLVGALAAIGAQLAYGSHGVSLLLAMGAAAVVSLLFALMVLVLRINQVIAGLALVFFCQGLTGLLGTLLDWTNKPVKGLAAVELWPLSELPLLGKLFVQNPLVFMTPLIVLAVVWFLTRTTTGLRLRAVGENPQAADAAGISVLGYRLAAILAGAALIGLAGGYISLLSTKLWIADMTGGRGWIAVALVIFARWSPWKALAGALLFGCIEALIPQLAAAGVRLPQYFVLMTPYAVTLAVMIWVASGKYATGNQPGALGIPFIREERR; encoded by the coding sequence ATGGACATGATCGCCAACTGGCTCGGCAACACGCCGGACTTCGCCGTGCCTTTCGCCCTCGCGGCGCTGGGCTTGATCCTCACCGAACGTGCTGGCGTGCTGGCCCTCGGTGCCGAGGGCCTGATGCTGGTCGGTGCGCTGGCCGCCATCGGCGCGCAGCTGGCCTACGGCAGTCACGGCGTTTCGCTGCTGCTGGCGATGGGGGCGGCGGCCGTGGTGTCGCTGCTGTTCGCGCTGATGGTGCTGGTGCTGCGCATCAATCAGGTCATCGCCGGCCTGGCGCTGGTGTTCTTCTGCCAGGGGCTGACCGGCTTGCTCGGCACGTTGCTGGACTGGACCAACAAGCCGGTCAAGGGGCTGGCTGCCGTCGAGCTCTGGCCACTGTCCGAGCTGCCACTGCTGGGCAAGCTCTTCGTGCAGAACCCGCTGGTGTTCATGACGCCGCTGATCGTGCTCGCCGTGGTCTGGTTTCTCACCCGCACCACCACGGGCCTGCGCCTGCGCGCGGTGGGGGAGAACCCGCAGGCGGCGGATGCCGCGGGCATTTCCGTGCTCGGGTACCGGCTGGCAGCGATCCTCGCCGGTGCCGCGCTGATCGGTCTGGCCGGCGGCTACATCTCGCTGCTCAGCACCAAGCTGTGGATCGCCGACATGACCGGCGGCCGCGGCTGGATCGCCGTGGCGCTGGTGATCTTCGCCCGCTGGTCACCCTGGAAGGCGCTGGCCGGAGCCCTGCTGTTCGGCTGCATCGAGGCGCTGATCCCGCAGCTGGCCGCCGCTGGCGTGCGCCTGCCGCAGTACTTCGTGCTGATGACGCCCTACGCGGTGACCCTGGCGGTGATGATCTGGGTTGCCAGCGGCAAGTACGCCACCGGCAACCAGCCGGGCGCGCTGGGCATTCCCTTTATCCGCGAGGAGCGCCGCTGA
- a CDS encoding PQQ-dependent sugar dehydrogenase, producing the protein MKHSSALTTLAMAALLSGCGGEEQNAAQHYGPDPKLPEPERGLLPSMKIAEPTPWGDQLPTVPDGFSVTAIATDLKIPRQTLVLPNGDILVAEGRGGNAPKLKPKDVIADVIKARGTTSVESGDRVTLLRDADGDGEYELQTVFAEDLNAPYGLAFHDGNLYVANQDALVRFDYQDGQTEASGPPTQVAELPSEINHHWTKALTISSDGQYLYVGIGSNSNITERGMEAEIDRAMVWQINADTGAYKPYATGLRNPTALAIQPGSGQLWAVVNERDELGEDLVPDYLTSIKEGGFYGWPYAYWGQNVDDRVRPQDPDKVAASITPDYALGSHVAALGLDFSSDVMGERFAEGVFIGEHGSWNRKEPVGYKVIFVPFQNGRPAGQPIDFVTGFRTDDGKTRGRPVGVTVDPRGALIVADDLANVVWRVTREQ; encoded by the coding sequence ATGAAGCACTCGAGCGCATTGACCACCCTGGCCATGGCTGCCCTGCTCAGCGGCTGCGGCGGTGAAGAGCAGAACGCTGCCCAGCATTACGGACCCGATCCCAAGCTGCCCGAACCGGAGCGTGGGCTGCTGCCGAGCATGAAGATCGCCGAGCCAACCCCCTGGGGCGATCAGCTACCCACCGTGCCGGACGGTTTCAGCGTGACGGCAATTGCCACCGATCTGAAGATCCCCCGCCAGACGCTGGTGCTGCCCAACGGCGACATCCTGGTGGCCGAAGGCCGCGGCGGCAATGCACCCAAGCTCAAGCCCAAGGACGTGATCGCCGACGTGATCAAGGCACGCGGCACCACCTCGGTGGAGAGCGGCGACCGTGTCACTCTGCTACGCGACGCCGATGGCGACGGCGAGTACGAGCTGCAGACGGTGTTCGCCGAGGATCTCAACGCCCCCTACGGGCTGGCGTTCCACGACGGCAACCTCTACGTTGCCAATCAGGACGCGCTGGTGCGCTTCGACTATCAGGACGGTCAGACCGAGGCCAGCGGCCCGCCGACCCAGGTGGCCGAACTGCCCTCCGAGATCAATCACCACTGGACCAAGGCGCTGACCATCAGCTCCGATGGTCAGTACCTCTACGTCGGCATCGGCTCCAACAGCAACATCACCGAGCGCGGCATGGAAGCCGAGATCGACCGCGCCATGGTCTGGCAGATCAACGCCGACACCGGCGCCTACAAGCCCTACGCCACCGGCCTGCGCAACCCGACCGCGCTGGCGATCCAGCCAGGCTCGGGGCAGCTCTGGGCGGTGGTCAACGAGCGCGACGAACTGGGCGAAGACCTGGTGCCGGATTATCTGACGTCGATCAAGGAAGGCGGCTTCTACGGCTGGCCTTACGCCTACTGGGGCCAGAACGTCGATGACCGCGTGCGCCCGCAGGACCCGGACAAGGTCGCCGCCAGCATCACGCCGGACTACGCCCTGGGCTCGCACGTCGCCGCACTGGGCCTGGACTTTTCGTCCGATGTGATGGGCGAGCGCTTCGCCGAGGGTGTGTTCATCGGCGAGCACGGCAGCTGGAACCGCAAGGAACCGGTCGGCTACAAGGTGATCTTCGTCCCCTTCCAGAATGGCCGCCCCGCCGGCCAGCCGATCGACTTCGTCACCGGCTTTCGTACCGACGACGGCAAGACCCGCGGCCGCCCCGTCGGCGTGACGGTAGACCCGCGCGGCGCGCTGATCGTCGCCGATGACCTGGCCAACGTGGTGTGGCGAGTGACGCGGGAGCAGTGA
- a CDS encoding SRPBCC family protein, which yields MEHVRHISVFIARASDDVYEFAADPRNLPLWAAGLARSEVRQQGGAWIADAPFGQVTIRFAARNALGVLDHEVELASGLTVHNPMRVMPYGEGSEFVFSLFRQPGMTDEQFEADALAVEADLQRLKSLLGTATG from the coding sequence ATGGAGCATGTTCGCCATATCAGTGTGTTTATCGCCCGAGCTTCGGACGATGTGTATGAGTTCGCCGCCGATCCGCGCAATCTTCCCTTGTGGGCGGCGGGGCTGGCGCGTTCCGAGGTCAGGCAGCAGGGCGGTGCCTGGATCGCGGATGCGCCGTTCGGCCAGGTGACGATCCGCTTCGCCGCTCGCAATGCGCTGGGCGTGCTGGACCACGAGGTGGAGCTGGCGTCGGGCCTGACCGTACACAACCCCATGCGGGTCATGCCGTATGGCGAGGGCAGTGAGTTCGTCTTCAGTCTGTTCCGCCAGCCGGGGATGACCGACGAGCAATTCGAGGCGGATGCGCTCGCGGTCGAAGCCGATCTGCAGCGGCTGAAGAGCCTGCTTGGCACAGCGACAGGCTGA
- a CDS encoding helix-turn-helix domain-containing protein, whose translation MACGYSDQAHFIHDFKTVVGMTPGQYRLRIKRSGV comes from the coding sequence CTGGCCTGCGGCTACAGCGACCAGGCGCACTTCATCCACGACTTCAAGACCGTGGTCGGCATGACGCCGGGGCAGTATCGCTTGCGGATTAAGCGTAGCGGCGTCTGA